One window of Mesorhizobium sp. PAMC28654 genomic DNA carries:
- a CDS encoding glutathione peroxidase, producing the protein MTASIHDIPFNRADGSATSLGEYADKVLLIVNVASKCGFTKQYDGLEALYRSYRDQGLVVLGFPANDFAGQEPGTDGEIQEFCRLTYGVDFPVFAKIAVKGPHKHPLYQALIEAQPKAVFKPDSTLLARLAGKGAAPSPSEVSWNFEKFLVDQKGVVVARYGSDTEPGDDAIVDPVRKLLAI; encoded by the coding sequence ATGACAGCCTCGATCCATGACATCCCGTTCAACCGTGCCGACGGCTCGGCCACAAGCCTTGGTGAATATGCCGACAAGGTCCTGCTGATCGTCAACGTCGCCTCCAAATGCGGCTTCACCAAGCAGTATGATGGGCTGGAGGCGCTCTATCGCTCGTATCGTGATCAGGGCCTGGTGGTGCTCGGCTTTCCGGCCAACGACTTCGCCGGCCAGGAACCTGGCACGGACGGCGAAATCCAGGAATTTTGCCGGCTTACCTATGGTGTCGACTTCCCGGTGTTCGCCAAGATCGCGGTGAAAGGACCACACAAGCATCCCCTTTATCAGGCGCTTATCGAGGCGCAGCCGAAGGCTGTCTTCAAGCCGGACAGCACACTGCTCGCCCGGCTGGCCGGGAAAGGCGCCGCGCCCTCGCCCAGCGAAGTGAGTTGGAATTTTGAGAAGTTTCTGGTCGATCAGAAGGGGGTCGTTGTCGCCCGTTACGGCTCCGACACTGAGCCGGGGGACGACGCGATCGTCGACCCTGTCCGCAAGCTTCTGGCGATCTGA
- a CDS encoding SDR family NAD(P)-dependent oxidoreductase codes for MDLQLNGKRALVTGGSKGIGRAIARQLALEGVDLVVAARNAADLDIAVRELAAETGRKVVGLTVDTQDDGSVRALVTGTVAALGGLDILVNAAAKPGGQAPPPKLAEITDDLFWGDVDVKVMGYLRTAREAAPHMAAAGWGRIINISGLAARQTGSIIGSIRNVAVSALTKNLADELGPKGINVTVVHPGLTRTEKTAPVVAARAASAGVTPEEIERRLAANIAIGRLVDMAEVADVVAFLASPRSVAINGDAIACGGGIMGPIHY; via the coding sequence ATGGATCTGCAACTGAATGGTAAACGTGCCTTGGTCACTGGCGGCAGCAAGGGAATTGGCCGCGCCATCGCCCGGCAACTGGCCCTGGAAGGCGTGGATCTTGTCGTCGCCGCCCGCAACGCCGCCGATCTGGACATTGCCGTGCGTGAACTGGCCGCGGAGACCGGACGCAAGGTCGTCGGACTGACCGTCGACACTCAGGATGACGGCTCGGTCAGAGCGCTGGTGACGGGAACGGTCGCGGCGCTCGGCGGTCTCGACATTCTGGTCAACGCCGCGGCCAAACCGGGCGGGCAGGCACCGCCGCCAAAGCTGGCCGAGATCACCGATGACCTGTTCTGGGGTGACGTGGACGTCAAGGTGATGGGCTATCTTCGCACGGCGCGGGAGGCTGCTCCTCATATGGCCGCCGCCGGCTGGGGCCGGATCATCAACATAAGCGGCCTCGCCGCACGCCAGACTGGCTCGATCATCGGCTCGATCCGCAATGTCGCCGTCTCTGCCCTGACCAAGAATCTCGCCGACGAATTGGGTCCGAAGGGGATCAACGTGACGGTTGTCCATCCCGGTCTGACCCGCACCGAAAAGACCGCTCCCGTGGTCGCCGCTCGCGCGGCCTCGGCGGGTGTGACGCCTGAGGAAATCGAACGGCGTCTGGCCGCCAATATCGCGATCGGCCGGCTCGTCGATATGGCCGAAGTCGCCGATGTCGTTGCCTTCCTTGCCTCGCCTCGAAGCGTTGCCATCAACGGCGATGCGATCGCCTGCGGCGGCGGGATCATGGGGCCGATACATTACTAG
- a CDS encoding Lrp/AsnC family transcriptional regulator, which produces MTQRYLIDDLDREIIRYLTEDGRLSAAEIAGRMGGASERTIRNRIAALLQAKMIVIGAIPDPVALGRDVQVELIIEVEPGRLEEVAILLAEYDEIGYLAATSGSSNLSASLFVTDHAALLEFIDQELGKLPGVSRVTSMVVLRLYKVFGTRTTAALPRGTGPGAKKKG; this is translated from the coding sequence ATGACACAACGCTACCTTATTGACGACCTTGATCGTGAGATCATCCGTTATCTCACTGAAGACGGACGCCTCTCGGCGGCCGAGATTGCAGGCAGGATGGGAGGCGCATCGGAGCGCACGATCCGAAATCGCATTGCAGCGCTGTTGCAGGCCAAGATGATCGTCATCGGGGCTATTCCCGATCCAGTGGCGCTTGGACGCGACGTTCAGGTCGAACTGATCATCGAGGTTGAACCGGGGCGATTAGAGGAAGTCGCGATCCTGCTCGCCGAATATGACGAGATTGGCTACCTCGCCGCGACCAGCGGCTCGTCGAATCTTAGCGCTTCGCTTTTCGTCACCGACCATGCGGCGCTTCTGGAATTCATCGACCAGGAACTAGGCAAGTTGCCCGGTGTCAGCCGGGTGACGAGCATGGTTGTCCTGCGGCTCTACAAGGTTTTCGGCACAAGGACGACCGCCGCGCTCCCCCGTGGAACCGGCCCTGGCGCTAAGAAGAAAGGATAA
- a CDS encoding hydantoinase/oxoprolinase family protein gives MLRIGVDVGGTNTDAALLRGSEVLATVKTSTTADVTSGVGAAIRAVLSEAGVAAASVNAVMIGTTHFLNAVIEGRHLEKVGVLRLCGAATRSLPPMIDWPDTLRPIVEGGAAMVGGGVNYDGSEIAPLDVKAIRAVCRDWRAKRVPAVAICSVFALVDPRMENEAAEIVAQEMPDTAISLSHRIGRTGLLPRENATILNASLNTLGRETVGAFRAAFATLGLNCPLYLTQNDGTLMAAEFAERHPVFTIASGPTNSMRGAAFLTGLSDAAVIDIGGTTTDIGLLVAGFPRTRSEGAMIGGVPTNFRVPDVYSFGLGGGSIVRPDPQPKIGPDSVGFRLPQKALCFGGDTLTATDIAVVAGLVDLGDRNRVRHIKPEFARQMLARMKASIETVLDRMKPSADPIPAILVGGGSVLVEGLLAGTSVSLRPDHFGSANAIGAAIAQVSGEVDSVVSLEGTSREIALEAVVGEARSRAIEAGADADTLTLAEIEETPLAYLPGNAIRVAAKVIGELRA, from the coding sequence ATGCTGCGCATTGGGGTGGACGTGGGCGGAACCAATACGGATGCGGCACTGCTGCGCGGCTCGGAAGTCCTGGCGACGGTGAAAACCTCGACCACGGCGGACGTAACCTCGGGCGTCGGCGCTGCGATCCGCGCAGTTCTCTCCGAGGCTGGAGTTGCGGCTGCCTCGGTCAATGCGGTGATGATCGGCACCACGCATTTCCTCAATGCCGTCATCGAGGGTCGTCATCTTGAAAAAGTCGGTGTGCTAAGGCTCTGCGGCGCGGCGACACGATCGCTTCCGCCGATGATCGACTGGCCGGATACGCTACGTCCCATCGTTGAAGGTGGCGCTGCCATGGTTGGCGGTGGCGTGAACTATGACGGCTCGGAAATCGCGCCCCTCGATGTGAAGGCGATCCGTGCGGTTTGTCGCGACTGGCGCGCCAAACGCGTCCCGGCGGTCGCGATTTGTTCAGTCTTTGCGCTGGTAGATCCGCGCATGGAAAATGAGGCGGCCGAGATTGTTGCCCAGGAAATGCCCGATACCGCCATCAGCCTCTCGCACCGTATCGGCCGCACCGGTCTTTTGCCGCGCGAAAACGCGACGATCCTCAATGCGAGCCTGAATACGCTCGGTCGCGAGACAGTCGGTGCCTTTCGCGCCGCCTTCGCCACGCTCGGCCTGAATTGCCCGCTCTATCTCACACAGAACGACGGCACGCTGATGGCGGCGGAATTCGCCGAGCGCCATCCAGTCTTCACCATCGCTTCAGGCCCCACCAATTCGATGCGCGGCGCTGCCTTCCTCACCGGCCTCAGTGATGCCGCCGTGATCGACATTGGCGGAACGACCACCGATATCGGCCTGCTCGTCGCAGGCTTTCCACGGACTCGCAGCGAAGGGGCGATGATCGGAGGCGTACCGACCAACTTTCGCGTGCCGGATGTCTATTCTTTCGGCCTTGGCGGCGGCAGCATTGTGCGCCCCGATCCACAGCCGAAGATCGGGCCAGATTCGGTCGGGTTCCGCCTGCCCCAGAAAGCGCTGTGCTTCGGGGGCGACACGCTGACTGCCACTGATATCGCCGTAGTGGCGGGTCTCGTCGACCTGGGTGACCGCAACCGAGTTCGCCATATCAAACCCGAATTCGCCCGGCAGATGCTGGCGCGGATGAAGGCCAGCATCGAGACGGTCCTCGACCGGATGAAACCGAGCGCGGATCCAATCCCCGCAATCTTGGTTGGTGGTGGCTCGGTATTGGTCGAGGGATTGCTTGCGGGAACCTCGGTTTCGCTGAGGCCGGATCACTTTGGCTCGGCCAACGCGATCGGCGCGGCCATCGCGCAGGTTTCAGGTGAAGTCGACAGTGTTGTTTCCCTGGAAGGCACCAGCCGCGAGATAGCTCTGGAGGCGGTGGTCGGCGAGGCGCGATCGCGCGCCATCGAGGCCGGAGCCGACGCCGATACCTTGACCTTGGCCGAAATTGAAGAAACGCCGCTGGCGTATCTGCCCGGCAATGCCATTCGCGTCGCGGCGAAAGTGATTGGGGAATTGCGGGCATGA
- a CDS encoding DUF917 domain-containing protein, whose translation MRYWTLTEADIDRIAIGCGILGTGGGGSTYHGLLRAKALLREGKRIRMVRPADMAADAQILGIGGIGAPTVGIEKIAEGGEGVRLLNALERHMGRKVDALLGDEIGGGNGIAPMLTAALVDLPVVDADGMGRAFPEVQMTTFFIHGQAVQPAALADAEGNVLVVTEATSPKMLEKLLRAGTIAMGCTALMTTAPMSGDFVHRFGVPHTTSQAWSLGDAVLTARAAKPIRSRRS comes from the coding sequence ATGAGGTATTGGACGCTCACGGAAGCCGACATCGATCGCATCGCCATCGGCTGCGGCATCCTGGGCACCGGCGGTGGTGGGAGTACCTATCACGGCTTGCTACGGGCCAAGGCCTTGCTGCGCGAGGGTAAGCGCATCCGCATGGTGCGGCCCGCGGACATGGCGGCCGACGCGCAGATTCTCGGAATTGGCGGCATCGGCGCCCCGACGGTGGGCATCGAGAAGATCGCCGAAGGCGGCGAAGGCGTGCGACTGCTGAATGCTCTTGAACGGCATATGGGCCGCAAGGTCGATGCTCTGCTCGGCGACGAGATCGGTGGCGGCAACGGTATTGCACCGATGCTGACAGCGGCGCTGGTCGACCTGCCTGTGGTCGATGCCGACGGCATGGGCCGTGCCTTTCCCGAAGTGCAGATGACGACCTTCTTCATCCACGGTCAGGCGGTGCAGCCGGCGGCCCTCGCGGATGCGGAAGGCAATGTGCTGGTCGTAACCGAGGCCACCTCGCCGAAGATGCTGGAGAAGCTTTTGCGTGCGGGGACCATCGCCATGGGCTGCACGGCGTTGATGACGACGGCGCCGATGTCCGGCGATTTCGTGCATCGCTTCGGCGTGCCGCATACGACGAGCCAGGCCTGGAGCCTCGGCGACGCGGTGCTCACCGCGCGCGCCGCGAAGCCGATCCGGTCAAGGCGATCCTGA
- a CDS encoding DUF917 domain-containing protein translates to MKQSGGARLMGGKVTDIARRVMAGFTRGKLTVAGLDGDAGRTLTVDIQNEYLVAREDEKIITMVPDLICIVDSETGRAIGTEELRYGLRIDVLSMPAPVLLRSEIALATVGPRAFGYDFDFVPMGVSADAPAVPHYKEDA, encoded by the coding sequence CTGAAACAGTCTGGCGGCGCGCGGCTGATGGGCGGCAAGGTCACGGATATCGCTCGCCGCGTCATGGCGGGCTTCACTCGCGGCAAGCTGACCGTGGCGGGGCTTGATGGCGATGCGGGGCGAACCCTGACCGTTGACATCCAGAACGAATACCTGGTCGCACGCGAGGACGAAAAGATCATCACCATGGTGCCCGACCTGATCTGCATAGTGGATTCGGAGACCGGTCGCGCCATCGGCACCGAGGAGTTGCGCTACGGCCTGCGCATCGACGTGTTGTCCATGCCAGCGCCCGTGCTGCTGCGCAGCGAGATCGCACTAGCCACCGTTGGGCCGCGGGCCTTCGGCTATGACTTCGATTTCGTGCCCATGGGCGTGTCCGCCGATGCGCCTGCCGTGCCTCATTACAAAGAAGACGCCTGA
- a CDS encoding ABC transporter permease, with translation MELIRYILRRTILSTFVVAGVTFLVFIVAQVVPSDPAALYAGPRPTAEQIEKARQELNLGAPLPARFATFVEAMASGNFGTSYKSRRLIAADLRAYLPATLELAVFSTVLALLIGIPLGVLAAARQGRWPDRLSSFGSVAAVAMPTFFLAMILQLVFALWLGILPLSGRLSQEISIGAPLPAVTNFILIDAVLAGRFDAFGDALKHLILPALTLASYPAGVAMRLTRSAMIEILERRHVTAARALGLSEPRILFGHALPNAMGPALTVIGLSFAYALTGAVLVEIIFAWPGLGRYVSEAILAKDFPVIAAVTMVVTLCYVLMNLLIDIAQALVDPRVALS, from the coding sequence ATGGAACTCATACGCTACATCTTGCGTCGGACGATCCTCTCCACCTTCGTGGTGGCAGGCGTGACCTTTCTGGTCTTTATCGTCGCACAAGTGGTTCCTTCGGACCCCGCGGCACTCTATGCCGGCCCGCGCCCCACCGCCGAGCAGATCGAAAAGGCGCGCCAGGAGCTCAACCTTGGAGCCCCCTTGCCCGCCCGTTTCGCGACCTTCGTCGAGGCCATGGCGTCCGGCAATTTCGGCACATCCTACAAGTCGCGCCGCCTAATCGCCGCGGATCTGCGAGCCTATCTCCCGGCCACGCTGGAGTTGGCGGTTTTCTCTACCGTCCTCGCACTCTTGATCGGCATTCCGCTCGGCGTGCTCGCGGCGGCGCGACAGGGGAGATGGCCTGACAGGCTCAGCAGTTTCGGCTCCGTCGCGGCGGTAGCCATGCCTACCTTCTTCCTCGCGATGATCCTTCAGCTCGTCTTCGCGCTATGGCTTGGCATCCTGCCGCTCTCCGGGCGCCTCTCGCAGGAAATATCGATCGGGGCACCATTGCCGGCGGTTACCAATTTCATCCTGATCGATGCTGTGCTCGCGGGGCGGTTCGACGCCTTCGGCGATGCCCTGAAACATCTGATACTGCCTGCATTGACACTGGCCTCCTATCCTGCCGGTGTCGCCATGCGGTTGACGCGTTCGGCGATGATCGAGATCCTCGAACGCCGGCATGTCACCGCCGCGCGCGCCCTCGGCCTTTCTGAGCCGCGCATCCTGTTCGGTCATGCGCTGCCGAATGCCATGGGGCCGGCGCTAACAGTGATCGGCCTCTCTTTCGCCTATGCGCTGACCGGTGCGGTGCTGGTGGAAATCATCTTCGCCTGGCCCGGCCTCGGCCGCTACGTCTCCGAAGCGATCCTCGCCAAGGACTTCCCGGTCATCGCCGCCGTCACCATGGTCGTGACGCTCTGTTATGTGTTGATGAACCTGTTGATCGACATTGCCCAGGCACTGGTCGACCCGAGGGTGGCGCTATCATGA
- a CDS encoding ABC transporter permease, whose amino-acid sequence MKRLALRLGWPGTIGLTIILLFVLIAILAPWIAPYPAQGAGAPNVMAKLSPPSADFWLGTDHLGRDILSRIIYGTRISLTNGVLIVTFSLFIGLPVGLAAGYFGGWVDEALMRCTDVFLAFPALLLAVLMGAALGPGFLNSIIAVAVTWWPWYARLARSEVLLRGQPYVEAARLAGVSHPRIIIRHILPATARPLTVQAALDVGPALLTAAALSFLGLGVLPPTADWGQMVDAGRKFFPARWWYSAMPGLTIFIVALAFSVLGDALRERKEGVARAAA is encoded by the coding sequence ATGAAGAGGCTTGCGCTGCGTCTGGGCTGGCCAGGCACCATCGGGCTCACCATCATACTGCTCTTCGTGCTGATCGCCATTCTCGCTCCATGGATCGCGCCCTATCCCGCGCAGGGCGCCGGCGCGCCGAACGTGATGGCCAAGCTCTCGCCGCCCTCGGCCGACTTCTGGTTGGGCACTGATCATCTGGGGCGCGATATTCTCAGCCGCATTATCTACGGCACGCGGATCTCGCTGACGAACGGAGTGCTGATCGTCACATTTTCGCTTTTCATCGGCCTGCCGGTCGGCTTGGCGGCGGGCTATTTCGGCGGTTGGGTGGATGAAGCCCTTATGCGCTGCACTGATGTCTTCCTGGCCTTTCCGGCGCTCTTGCTGGCGGTGCTGATGGGTGCGGCCCTTGGGCCGGGCTTTCTCAACAGCATCATTGCCGTCGCTGTGACGTGGTGGCCCTGGTATGCGCGGCTAGCCCGCTCCGAAGTGCTGCTGCGCGGCCAGCCTTATGTCGAGGCGGCGCGGCTTGCCGGCGTCTCGCATCCACGCATCATCATCCGTCATATCTTGCCGGCGACCGCACGGCCGCTCACCGTGCAGGCGGCCCTCGACGTCGGGCCTGCGCTGCTGACGGCGGCGGCGCTTTCCTTCCTCGGGCTCGGTGTGCTGCCGCCCACGGCCGATTGGGGCCAGATGGTCGATGCGGGGCGCAAATTCTTCCCGGCGCGTTGGTGGTATTCGGCCATGCCCGGCCTGACGATCTTCATCGTCGCGTTGGCCTTCAGCGTGCTTGGCGACGCCCTGCGCGAGCGCAAGGAAGGCGTAGCCCGTGCCGCTGCTTGA
- a CDS encoding ABC transporter ATP-binding protein, which produces MPLLEIRDLSVSIPAPDGDVHAIRSVDLSIERGEIHGVIGESGCGKTMTGMATLGLTPKGARITATRFHFDGQDLRENAASLRGRRIGLISQDPAAELNPVLSIARQMDDVLRAHSDLPRQARHAEAAMLLAATGLPDPEKVLNSYPHQLSGGMQQRVVISQALATGADFLIADEPTTALDVSVGAQVLALLRRLVAERGLTVLMITHDMDVIAEACDRATVLYAGRSVESGPVEDVLQRPGHPYTRALLAALPDAAPHGARLAAIDGSIPSPRSVIAGCAFAPRCPQAMPVCAVEPPSERTRTAHRWLCHLSGDAA; this is translated from the coding sequence GTGCCGCTGCTTGAGATCCGCGACCTCTCGGTCAGCATCCCCGCCCCGGATGGCGACGTGCATGCCATACGTTCGGTCGATCTTTCAATCGAGCGGGGCGAAATTCACGGCGTGATCGGCGAATCCGGCTGCGGCAAAACCATGACCGGCATGGCGACACTGGGCTTGACGCCGAAAGGCGCCCGCATCACCGCCACCCGCTTCCATTTCGACGGCCAGGATCTGCGCGAGAACGCGGCAAGTCTGCGCGGCCGGCGGATCGGCTTGATCTCCCAGGACCCGGCAGCCGAGCTGAACCCCGTGCTCAGCATTGCGCGCCAGATGGACGATGTCCTGCGCGCCCATAGCGATCTGCCTCGGCAAGCCCGCCATGCAGAGGCTGCCATGCTGCTCGCGGCGACCGGTCTTCCCGATCCTGAGAAAGTGCTGAATAGCTACCCGCACCAGCTCTCGGGCGGAATGCAACAGCGCGTGGTCATCTCCCAGGCGCTCGCGACCGGCGCCGATTTCCTGATCGCCGACGAGCCAACCACGGCACTCGACGTTTCGGTCGGCGCGCAGGTTCTGGCGTTGTTGCGCAGGCTGGTGGCAGAGCGCGGGCTGACAGTGCTGATGATCACCCATGACATGGATGTCATAGCCGAAGCCTGCGACCGCGCGACGGTCCTCTACGCCGGACGGTCGGTCGAGTCGGGCCCGGTCGAGGACGTGCTGCAGCGCCCCGGCCATCCCTACACACGCGCGCTGCTTGCGGCCCTACCCGATGCAGCACCGCACGGCGCGCGTCTTGCCGCCATCGACGGCTCCATCCCGTCGCCGCGCTCTGTGATTGCCGGCTGCGCCTTCGCTCCGCGCTGTCCGCAGGCCATGCCGGTCTGCGCGGTTGAACCACCATCGGAACGTACTCGCACCGCTCATCGCTGGCTCTGCCATCTGTCGGGGGACGCGGCATGA
- a CDS encoding ABC transporter ATP-binding protein, producing MLDVENLVIRYRASLFAPRPNPAVNGASFRLAKGETLGIVGESGSGKTSLLRAILRLLPVEDGSVRLEGQDWLQLKGQALRRARQKIGVVSQNPYLSLSPRLTIAEILAEPMLAQGQRSSPGMRRKIANLLSDCGLPADFLERRARELSGGQAQRVAIARALALEPGLMILDEPTSALDVSVQAQILNLLSDLKESRGLSMLLVTHNLKAVAHISDALLVMCRGDVIEFGRGRRSDESAHSGIHTRTALLWPSRQVCRVGKYRRGQTTFCCRETKNRVNAFSRKDSCAFSLGQHNNEGVIPLKQVNGFLG from the coding sequence ATGCTCGACGTCGAAAATCTCGTCATACGCTACCGCGCCAGCCTCTTCGCTCCGCGCCCGAACCCCGCCGTCAACGGCGCGAGCTTCCGACTTGCTAAAGGCGAAACCCTCGGCATTGTCGGGGAAAGCGGCTCGGGCAAGACGAGTCTCCTGCGCGCGATCCTTCGGCTGCTGCCGGTGGAGGACGGCTCAGTGCGCCTGGAGGGGCAGGATTGGCTTCAGCTGAAAGGCCAGGCATTGCGCCGCGCGCGGCAAAAAATCGGGGTCGTGTCGCAGAATCCCTACCTCTCGCTTAGCCCACGACTGACGATTGCTGAGATCCTTGCCGAACCCATGCTTGCGCAAGGACAACGATCAAGCCCCGGCATGCGGAGAAAGATCGCGAACCTGTTATCGGACTGTGGCCTGCCTGCTGATTTCCTTGAGCGCCGCGCGCGCGAGCTTTCCGGTGGTCAGGCACAACGAGTAGCGATCGCACGCGCACTGGCGCTGGAACCTGGGCTCATGATTCTTGATGAGCCCACCTCGGCGCTGGATGTTTCCGTGCAGGCGCAGATCCTTAACCTGTTGTCGGACCTGAAGGAGAGTCGGGGTTTGTCGATGCTGTTGGTCACTCATAACCTTAAAGCTGTCGCGCATATTTCCGACGCCCTTCTCGTCATGTGTCGCGGCGATGTCATCGAATTTGGTAGGGGCCGAAGAAGTGATGAGAGCGCCCACTCAGGAATACACACGCGAACTGCTCTCCTTTGGCCTTCGCGCCAAGTCTGCAGGGTAGGCAAATATCGCCGCGGCCAGACGACGTTCTGCTGCCGCGAAACGAAAAACCGTGTGAACGCCTTTTCCCGTAAAGATTCTTGTGCCTTCTCCTTGGGACAGCACAACAACGAAGGGGTTATCCCCTTGAAGCAAGTGAATGGATTTTTAGGCTAG
- a CDS encoding phasin, whose protein sequence is MSRTKTADTIENVEFPSFDASKATDQMRAFAEKGVEQSKEAYAKLKTGAEETQKALESSYESAKTVSSDLSLKTIAALRANAEAGFSHLEALIGAKSLSEVVELQTAFLRKRVEATVEQAKDFQVVATKAAEDVSKPIKTAFEKAMKEIKVA, encoded by the coding sequence ATGTCCAGGACCAAGACCGCCGACACGATTGAAAATGTTGAATTCCCGAGCTTCGACGCTTCCAAGGCCACCGACCAGATGCGCGCTTTCGCCGAAAAGGGCGTTGAGCAGTCGAAGGAAGCCTATGCCAAGCTGAAGACCGGCGCCGAGGAGACCCAGAAGGCCCTGGAGTCGTCCTACGAGTCCGCCAAGACCGTTTCCAGCGACCTGTCGCTCAAGACCATTGCCGCGCTGCGTGCCAACGCGGAAGCCGGCTTTTCGCACCTCGAAGCGCTGATCGGCGCCAAGTCGCTGTCGGAAGTGGTCGAACTGCAGACCGCGTTCCTGCGCAAGCGCGTTGAAGCGACCGTCGAGCAGGCCAAGGACTTCCAGGTTGTCGCCACCAAGGCGGCCGAGGACGTGTCCAAGCCGATCAAGACCGCCTTCGAGAAGGCGATGAAGGAAATCAAGGTCGCCTGA